In Streptomyces canus, one DNA window encodes the following:
- a CDS encoding amidohydrolase family protein → MIETPSLVDQYCHGVLRTELGLGTFETQLARTEGPPAPGTTLFDTQTGFAVRRWCPPLLGLEPHCPPARYLARRRELGVLEAGRRLLRGSGITTYLVDTGLPGDLTGPAELASAADAEAREIVRLELLAEQVADTSGTVESFLANLAESVHGAAASAVAFTSVAGVRHGLALAPEPPGPGEVRGAAGRWLAGRRVGGELSDPVLLRHLLWIAAASGLPLQLHAGLGEPGLRIDRTDPVLLTDFVRATAGLGTDLVLLHSYPYHRHAAHLAGVFPHVYADSGAALVRTGARAATVLAEILELAPFGKIVFSSGAHSLPELHVVGAHLFREALARVLGGWVTEGAWSLADAQRVAGLIAAGNARRVYGLE, encoded by the coding sequence ATGATCGAAACGCCGTCCCTCGTGGACCAGTACTGCCACGGCGTACTGAGGACGGAGCTGGGTCTCGGCACCTTCGAGACCCAGCTGGCCCGCACCGAGGGCCCGCCCGCCCCGGGGACCACGCTGTTCGACACCCAGACGGGTTTCGCCGTACGACGATGGTGCCCGCCCCTGCTCGGCCTGGAACCGCACTGTCCGCCCGCCCGCTATCTGGCCCGGCGCCGCGAGCTGGGCGTACTGGAAGCGGGCCGCAGGCTGCTGCGCGGCAGTGGAATCACGACGTATCTGGTCGACACGGGACTGCCTGGCGACCTCACCGGCCCCGCCGAGCTGGCCTCCGCCGCGGACGCCGAGGCCCGCGAGATCGTGCGCCTGGAGCTCCTCGCCGAACAGGTCGCCGACACCTCCGGCACCGTCGAGTCCTTCCTCGCCAACCTCGCCGAGTCGGTGCACGGAGCCGCCGCGAGCGCGGTCGCCTTCACGTCGGTGGCGGGGGTACGGCACGGCCTGGCACTCGCGCCCGAGCCACCCGGGCCGGGAGAGGTGCGGGGCGCGGCGGGCCGATGGCTGGCGGGCCGCCGGGTGGGCGGCGAACTGTCCGACCCCGTTCTGCTACGACACCTGCTGTGGATCGCGGCCGCCTCGGGCCTGCCCCTCCAGCTGCACGCCGGGCTCGGCGAACCGGGTCTGCGCATCGACCGCACCGACCCGGTGCTGCTCACCGACTTCGTCCGGGCCACCGCGGGCCTCGGCACCGACCTCGTCCTTCTGCACAGCTACCCCTACCACCGGCACGCCGCCCATCTCGCCGGCGTCTTCCCCCACGTCTACGCCGACTCCGGAGCCGCCCTCGTCCGCACCGGCGCCCGCGCGGCTACCGTCCTCGCGGAGATCCTGGAACTGGCCCCCTTCGGCAAGATCGTCTTTTCCAGCGGGGCCCACAGCCTGCCCGAACTGCATGTCGTGGGCGCCCACCTGTTTCGCGAGGCGCTGGCCCGGGTCCTGGGCGGCTGGGTCACGGAGGGGGCCTGGTCACTGGCGGACGCGCAGCGGGTGGCCGGCCTGATCGCGGCGGGGAACGCGCGCAGGGTGTACGGACTGGAGTGA
- a CDS encoding nucleotidyltransferase domain-containing protein, translating into MQTEVLLDRFLTGLAPLAPVAVWAHGSLAGGDYQEGRSDLDLIAVLPSLTPRTVWRLAKAHARLRAEPLSGQLHCTYLTPSADPGRRHLTWAHEELFKRPVTQVTLRELHSFGRVLLGKPPAELLPPVSDRELADFIVRDQRDFWRPALDNAPLWTRDVWVDGGLLTFARASVTLGEGRLISKREALELLPGLGAPVEVVEDIRRRRYGEPGEPAVENRAALTRGYLGPAIDELVAAYD; encoded by the coding sequence ATGCAGACAGAGGTGTTACTGGACCGCTTCCTGACCGGGCTCGCCCCGCTCGCCCCCGTCGCCGTCTGGGCCCACGGCTCCCTCGCGGGCGGTGACTACCAGGAGGGCCGCAGCGACCTGGACCTGATCGCCGTACTGCCCTCGCTGACACCCCGCACGGTCTGGCGGCTGGCGAAGGCGCACGCCCGGCTGCGGGCCGAGCCGCTGTCCGGGCAGCTGCACTGCACCTATCTGACGCCTTCGGCCGATCCGGGCCGCCGCCACCTCACCTGGGCGCACGAGGAGCTGTTCAAGCGGCCGGTCACCCAGGTGACCCTGCGCGAACTGCACAGCTTCGGACGGGTGCTGCTGGGGAAACCGCCCGCCGAACTGCTGCCGCCGGTATCGGACCGCGAGCTCGCCGACTTCATCGTCCGTGACCAGCGCGACTTCTGGCGCCCGGCCCTCGACAACGCCCCGCTGTGGACCCGGGACGTGTGGGTCGACGGGGGGCTGCTGACCTTCGCCCGCGCGAGCGTCACGCTGGGGGAGGGGCGACTGATCAGCAAGCGCGAGGCGCTGGAACTGCTGCCGGGGCTCGGGGCGCCGGTGGAGGTCGTCGAGGACATCCGGAGGCGCCGCTACGGCGAGCCCGGCGAACCCGCCGTCGAGAACAGGGCGGCGCTGACCCGCGGCTACCTGGGCCCGGCGATCGACGAACTGGTGGCGGCGTACGACTGA
- a CDS encoding COX15/CtaA family protein, which yields MERVPNLTRADAVAAVRNPLAFIAARWTPTSRTVQRAALAALVMAVVIVVTGGAVRLTGSGLGCPTWPKCTDDSLTATSAMGFHGAIEFGNRMLTYVLCAAVGWAIIAARSEKPYRRSLTRLGWAQFWIVMSNAILGGIVVLVGLNPYTVAAHFVATTALITVAAVMWQRTREGDTAPRPLVGKPVQQLVWFLVAAAALLILVGTVVTGAGPHAGDSSEVERMPLDWETVSKVHAVLAWIVVSLTFALWFILKAVDAPKGPLHRTRELFLVLLSQGVIGYVQYFTDLPEFLVGLHMLGSALVWIAVLRVLLALRERSEGEPAEVPAQSYAATSSSIAGPR from the coding sequence ATGGAACGCGTGCCGAACCTGACCCGCGCCGACGCCGTAGCGGCCGTCCGCAACCCGCTCGCCTTCATCGCCGCACGCTGGACCCCGACTTCCCGGACGGTTCAGCGGGCGGCCCTCGCCGCGCTCGTCATGGCGGTGGTCATCGTGGTCACCGGCGGGGCGGTGCGGCTGACCGGGTCGGGTCTCGGGTGCCCGACCTGGCCCAAGTGCACGGACGACTCGCTGACCGCGACCAGCGCGATGGGCTTCCACGGTGCCATCGAGTTCGGCAACCGGATGCTCACCTACGTGCTGTGTGCCGCCGTCGGATGGGCGATCATCGCCGCGCGCTCCGAGAAGCCGTACCGGCGCAGCCTGACCCGGCTGGGCTGGGCGCAGTTCTGGATCGTGATGAGCAACGCGATCCTCGGCGGCATCGTCGTCCTCGTGGGCTTGAACCCGTACACGGTCGCGGCCCACTTCGTGGCGACGACGGCCCTGATCACGGTCGCCGCGGTGATGTGGCAGCGCACCCGCGAGGGCGACACGGCACCCCGTCCGCTGGTCGGCAAGCCGGTGCAGCAGCTGGTGTGGTTCCTGGTCGCGGCCGCCGCCCTGCTGATCCTCGTCGGCACCGTCGTGACCGGCGCCGGACCGCACGCCGGTGACTCCAGCGAGGTCGAGCGGATGCCGCTGGACTGGGAGACGGTGAGCAAGGTGCACGCGGTCCTGGCCTGGATCGTGGTGTCGCTGACCTTCGCCCTGTGGTTCATCCTCAAGGCGGTCGACGCCCCCAAGGGCCCCCTGCACCGCACCCGCGAGCTCTTCCTGGTCCTCCTCTCCCAGGGCGTCATCGGCTACGTCCAGTACTTCACCGACCTGCCCGAGTTCCTGGTCGGCCTGCACATGCTCGGCTCGGCCCTGGTGTGGATCGCGGTCCTGCGTGTCCTACTGGCCCTGCGGGAGCGGTCCGAGGGTGAGCCGGCCGAGGTCCCGGCTCAGTCGTACGCCGCCACCAGTTCGTCGATCGCCGGGCCCAGGTAG
- a CDS encoding ABC transporter permease: MTATGMYTPKPGAAPLGRMIATQAVLETKMLLRNGEQLLLTVVIPTLVLVLFSSVDIIDTDEGKAVDFLTPGVLALAVMSTAFTGQAIATGFERRYGVLKRLASSPLPRWGLMTAKTASVLVTEILQVILLTAVAFALGWSPHGNPLSVLLLLILGTAAFSGLGLLMAGTLKAEATLAAANLVFLLLLVGGGVMVPLSKFPSGAQDVLGLLPITALSDGLRDVLQHGAGTPWGDLGILAVWAVAGLALAGRFFRWE, from the coding sequence GTGACGGCCACCGGTATGTACACCCCGAAGCCGGGCGCGGCGCCGCTGGGACGCATGATCGCGACCCAGGCGGTCCTGGAGACGAAGATGCTCCTGCGCAACGGCGAGCAGCTCCTGCTGACGGTGGTGATCCCGACCCTGGTGCTGGTCCTGTTCAGCTCGGTGGACATCATCGACACGGACGAGGGCAAGGCGGTGGACTTCCTCACCCCCGGCGTTCTCGCCCTCGCGGTCATGTCGACGGCCTTCACGGGCCAGGCGATCGCGACCGGCTTCGAACGCCGATACGGCGTCCTGAAGCGTCTGGCCTCCTCCCCGCTCCCCCGCTGGGGCCTGATGACGGCGAAGACGGCATCGGTCCTGGTGACGGAGATCCTCCAGGTGATCCTGCTGACCGCGGTCGCCTTCGCGCTGGGCTGGTCACCGCACGGCAATCCGTTGTCCGTGCTGCTCCTGCTGATCCTGGGCACGGCGGCGTTCTCGGGCCTCGGCCTCCTGATGGCAGGCACCCTGAAGGCGGAGGCGACCCTGGCGGCGGCGAACCTCGTCTTCCTCCTGCTGCTGGTGGGCGGTGGAGTGATGGTCCCCCTGTCCAAGTTCCCTTCAGGCGCCCAGGACGTCCTGGGTCTGCTGCCTATCACCGCCCTGTCGGACGGCCTGCGGGACGTGCTGCAGCACGGGGCCGGGACGCCGTGGGGCGACCTGGGGATTCTGGCGGTGTGGGCCGTGGCGGGTCTGGCCCTGGCCGGACGCTTCTTCCGCTGGGAGTAG
- a CDS encoding ABC transporter ATP-binding protein — translation MRSEPVVQVHALVKRYGTKTAVDGLDLVARAGVTAVLGPNGAGKTTTVETCEGYRRPDSGTVRVLGLDPVRQARELHPRIGVMLQSGGVYSGARADEMLWHVAKLHAHPLDVDALIERLGLGSCGRTTYRRLSGGQQQRLALAMAVVGRPELVFLDEPTAGLDPQARRSTWDLVRDLRADGVSVILTTHYMDEAEQLADDVAIIDGGRVIAQGSPEELCRGGAENTLRFMGRPGLDVGSLLKALPADSSAAELTPGSYRVVGKVNPQLLATVTSWCAQHGVMPEKISVERHTLEDVFLELTGKELRA, via the coding sequence ATGCGAAGTGAGCCCGTGGTCCAGGTCCACGCCCTGGTGAAGCGGTACGGCACGAAGACCGCCGTGGACGGCCTCGACCTGGTGGCCCGGGCGGGCGTGACCGCCGTACTCGGGCCCAACGGCGCGGGCAAGACGACGACGGTCGAGACCTGCGAGGGATACCGGCGGCCGGACTCCGGCACGGTACGGGTCCTGGGCCTCGACCCGGTGCGGCAGGCCCGTGAGCTGCACCCGAGGATCGGCGTGATGCTGCAGTCCGGGGGCGTGTACTCGGGCGCCCGGGCCGACGAGATGCTGTGGCACGTGGCCAAGCTCCACGCACACCCCCTCGACGTGGACGCGCTGATCGAGCGCCTGGGCCTCGGCAGCTGCGGCAGGACGACGTACCGGCGCCTGTCCGGCGGCCAGCAGCAGCGGCTGGCGCTCGCCATGGCCGTCGTGGGCCGCCCGGAGCTGGTGTTCCTGGACGAGCCGACCGCCGGCCTGGACCCCCAGGCCCGCCGCTCGACCTGGGACCTGGTCCGCGACCTGCGCGCGGACGGCGTCTCGGTCATCCTCACCACGCACTACATGGACGAGGCCGAGCAACTCGCCGACGACGTGGCGATCATCGACGGCGGCCGGGTCATCGCCCAGGGCTCCCCGGAGGAGCTGTGCCGGGGCGGCGCCGAGAACACCCTGCGTTTCATGGGCCGCCCCGGCCTCGACGTGGGCTCCCTCCTGAAGGCCCTCCCCGCCGACTCCTCGGCGGCGGAGCTGACCCCCGGCTCCTACCGGGTGGTCGGCAAGGTCAACCCGCAACTGCTGGCGACGGTGACGTCCTGGTGCGCCCAGCACGGCGTGATGCCGGAGAAGATCTCGGTGGAACGGCACACCCTGGAAGACGTCTTTCTCGAACTCACGGGCAAGGAGCTGCGCGCGTGA
- a CDS encoding aminoglycoside N(3)-acetyltransferase, giving the protein MPIPPPTGPLVTRDTLAGQLRELGVRSGEILLVHSSLSALGWVCGGPVAVVQGLLDTLGPDGTLVVPTQTGDLSDPAVWSNPPVPEEWWDTIRATMPAYDPLVTPSRGVGVIPETVRTWPGARRSAHPQTSFAAIGPRAHAVLDGHAPDCRLGEHSPLARLEDLHARVLLLGAGYDTCTSFHLAEYRVPTPLVRVGRPGPDGWEVVTEVSITSDRFDELGHDFERDRAVVVRGRVGAADARLFPVAEAVRYAQRWLPLHRPREDTPRNALGGGPGGDPAPARLRRGWRT; this is encoded by the coding sequence ATGCCGATACCACCTCCCACCGGCCCACTTGTCACCCGCGACACCCTCGCGGGGCAGCTGCGCGAGCTGGGGGTCCGCAGCGGCGAGATCCTCCTCGTGCACTCCTCCCTGAGCGCCCTCGGCTGGGTCTGCGGAGGCCCGGTAGCGGTGGTCCAGGGACTGCTCGACACCCTCGGCCCGGACGGCACACTCGTGGTCCCCACCCAGACCGGCGACCTCTCCGACCCGGCGGTGTGGAGCAACCCGCCGGTGCCCGAGGAGTGGTGGGACACGATCCGGGCGACCATGCCCGCCTACGACCCCCTCGTCACGCCCTCGCGCGGGGTCGGGGTGATCCCGGAGACGGTGCGCACCTGGCCCGGCGCCCGGCGCAGCGCGCACCCGCAGACCTCCTTCGCGGCGATAGGCCCCCGCGCGCACGCGGTCCTGGACGGACACGCCCCCGACTGCCGCCTCGGCGAGCACAGCCCGCTGGCCCGCCTCGAGGACCTCCACGCGCGCGTGCTGCTCCTCGGCGCGGGCTACGACACCTGCACGAGCTTCCATCTCGCCGAGTACCGCGTCCCGACCCCGCTGGTGAGGGTCGGCCGCCCGGGACCGGACGGGTGGGAGGTGGTGACGGAGGTCTCGATCACCTCGGACCGCTTCGACGAACTGGGCCACGACTTCGAGCGCGACCGGGCCGTCGTCGTACGGGGGAGGGTGGGCGCGGCCGACGCTCGGCTGTTCCCGGTGGCGGAGGCCGTGCGGTACGCGCAGCGGTGGCTGCCGCTGCACCGGCCACGGGAGGACACCCCCCGGAACGCCCTGGGAGGAGGTCCGGGTGGAGATCCTGCACCCGCCCGTCTGCGGCGCGGGTGGCGAACCTAG
- a CDS encoding helix-turn-helix transcriptional regulator, whose protein sequence is MKNVGEVRETPTGAPQEELATGERSTRNRVARSILDHGPSTVAELAGRLGLTHAAVRRHLDALAADEVVEAREQRVYGARTRGRPAKVFALTDCGRDAFDQSYDKLAADALSWIQERFGGDEAVVAFARARIAAQAEEYRKAVESAAPEERTEALAKALSADGYAATARSAPVGEQLCQHHCPVAHVAEKFPQLCDAETEIFSQLLGTHVQRLATIAHGDGVCTTFIPKISQTTDNASASTAGRNPA, encoded by the coding sequence GTGAAAAACGTCGGCGAGGTTCGGGAGACCCCCACGGGGGCCCCTCAGGAGGAGCTCGCGACCGGTGAGCGGTCCACCCGCAACCGCGTCGCGCGATCCATCCTGGACCACGGCCCGTCGACCGTCGCAGAGCTGGCCGGCCGACTGGGCCTCACCCATGCGGCCGTACGACGTCATCTGGACGCCCTGGCGGCCGACGAGGTCGTGGAGGCGCGGGAGCAGCGGGTGTACGGCGCGCGGACGCGTGGCCGTCCCGCCAAGGTCTTCGCGCTCACCGACTGCGGCCGGGACGCCTTCGACCAGTCGTACGACAAGCTCGCCGCGGACGCCCTGAGCTGGATCCAGGAGCGGTTCGGCGGGGATGAGGCGGTCGTCGCCTTCGCACGCGCGAGGATCGCCGCGCAGGCCGAGGAATACCGCAAGGCCGTCGAGTCCGCCGCCCCCGAGGAGCGCACCGAAGCCCTGGCCAAGGCCCTGAGCGCGGACGGGTACGCTGCTACGGCGCGGAGCGCACCGGTCGGCGAGCAGCTCTGCCAGCACCACTGCCCGGTGGCCCATGTCGCTGAGAAGTTCCCCCAGCTCTGTGATGCGGAGACCGAGATCTTCTCCCAGCTGCTCGGAACGCACGTCCAGCGACTGGCGACCATCGCGCACGGCGACGGCGTCTGCACGACGTTCATCCCCAAGATTTCCCAGACCACTGATAACGCATCCGCAAGTACCGCCGGGAGGAACCCCGCATGA
- the sufB gene encoding Fe-S cluster assembly protein SufB: MTLPIEETAHPELEGLGNYEYGWADSDVAGASAKRGINEDVVRDISAKKNEPEWMTKLRLKGLRLFGKKPMPNWGSDLSGIDFDNIKYFVRSTEKQAESWEDLPEDIKNTYDKLGIPEAEKQRLVAGVAAQYESEVVYHQIREDLEEQGVIFLDTDTALKEHPELFKEYFGTVIPVGDNKFASLNTAVWSGGSFIYVPKGVHVEIPLQAYFRINTENMGQFERTLIIVDEDAYVHYVEGCTAPIYKSDSLHSAVVEIIVKKGARCRYTTIQNWSNNVYNLVTKRAVAYEGATMEWIDGNIGSKVTMKYPAVYLMGEHAKGETLSIAFAGEGQHQDAGSKMVHMAPNTSSNIVSKSVARGGGRTSYRGLVEIGEGAHGSKSNVLCDALLVDTISRSDTYPYVDVREDDVSMGHEATVSKVSEDQLFYLMSRGLSEFEAMAMIVRGFVEPIAKELPMEYALELNRLIELQMEGAVG, translated from the coding sequence ATGACACTCCCCATCGAGGAGACCGCCCACCCTGAGCTCGAGGGTCTGGGCAACTACGAATACGGCTGGGCCGACTCCGACGTGGCTGGTGCCTCTGCCAAGCGCGGTATCAACGAGGACGTCGTCCGGGACATCTCCGCCAAGAAGAACGAGCCGGAGTGGATGACCAAGCTCCGTCTCAAGGGTCTGCGCCTGTTCGGCAAGAAGCCCATGCCGAACTGGGGATCGGACCTCTCCGGCATCGACTTCGACAACATCAAGTACTTCGTGCGCTCCACGGAGAAGCAGGCGGAGTCCTGGGAGGACCTGCCCGAGGACATCAAGAACACGTACGACAAGCTCGGCATCCCCGAGGCGGAGAAGCAGCGCCTCGTCGCCGGTGTCGCGGCCCAGTACGAGTCCGAGGTCGTCTACCACCAGATCCGCGAGGACCTGGAGGAGCAGGGCGTCATCTTCCTGGACACCGACACGGCCCTGAAGGAGCACCCGGAGCTCTTCAAGGAGTACTTCGGCACCGTCATCCCCGTCGGCGACAACAAGTTCGCGTCGCTGAACACCGCGGTGTGGTCCGGCGGCTCCTTCATCTACGTGCCGAAGGGCGTGCACGTGGAGATCCCGCTCCAGGCCTACTTCCGTATCAACACGGAGAACATGGGCCAGTTCGAGCGGACGCTGATCATCGTCGACGAGGACGCCTACGTCCACTACGTCGAGGGGTGTACGGCCCCGATCTACAAGTCGGACTCCCTGCACTCCGCGGTGGTCGAGATCATCGTGAAGAAGGGCGCCCGCTGCCGCTACACGACCATCCAGAACTGGTCGAACAACGTCTACAACCTGGTCACCAAGCGCGCCGTGGCGTACGAGGGCGCGACCATGGAGTGGATCGACGGCAACATCGGCTCCAAGGTGACGATGAAGTACCCGGCCGTCTACCTGATGGGCGAGCACGCCAAGGGCGAGACCCTGTCCATCGCCTTCGCGGGCGAGGGGCAGCACCAGGACGCCGGCTCCAAGATGGTCCACATGGCGCCGAACACGTCCTCCAACATCGTCTCGAAGTCCGTGGCGCGCGGTGGCGGCCGTACGTCCTACCGCGGTCTCGTCGAGATCGGCGAGGGCGCCCACGGCTCCAAGTCGAACGTGCTGTGCGACGCGCTGCTGGTCGACACCATCTCCCGCTCCGACACGTACCCCTACGTGGACGTCCGCGAGGACGACGTGTCCATGGGCCACGAGGCGACCGTCTCCAAGGTCTCCGAGGACCAGCTCTTCTACCTGATGAGCCGTGGCCTGAGCGAGTTCGAGGCGATGGCGATGATCGTGCGCGGCTTCGTCGAGCCGATCGCGAAGGAACTCCCCATGGAGTACGCCCTTGAGCTCAACCGGCTGATCGAGCTGCAGATGGAAGGCGCGGTCGGCTAA
- the sufD gene encoding Fe-S cluster assembly protein SufD: MAEAQNIPVGSTTAGQIAVAAESTVATRMSAPPSFDVADFPVPHGREEEWRFTPLERLRGLHDGSAVATGDGVKVDIAAPEGVVIETVGRDDARLGRAGTPVDRIAAQAYSAFEKAGVITVPKETVLTEPIRIAVHGEGGTTYAHQVVELGAFAEAVVVIDHTGDAVLAANVDYVLGDGAKLTVVSVQDWDDKAVHVAQHNALIGRDATFKSFVVTFGGDLVRLHPRVAYAGTGGEAELFGLYFTDAGQHQEHRLLVDHNTPHCKSNVAYKGALQGEGAHAVWIGDVLIEAKAEGTDTYEMNRNLVLTDGARVDSVPNLEIETGEIVGAGHASATGRFDDEQLFYLMARGIPADEARRLVVRGFFAELVQQIGVDDIEERLLVKIDEELEATV; this comes from the coding sequence ATGGCTGAGGCTCAGAACATTCCGGTGGGATCCACCACCGCCGGCCAGATCGCGGTGGCCGCCGAGTCGACCGTCGCCACGCGCATGAGCGCGCCCCCGTCCTTCGACGTGGCGGACTTCCCGGTCCCCCACGGCCGCGAGGAGGAGTGGCGGTTCACGCCGCTGGAGCGGCTGCGCGGGCTGCACGACGGCTCCGCGGTCGCCACCGGCGACGGCGTGAAGGTCGACATCGCGGCCCCCGAGGGGGTCGTGATCGAGACCGTCGGCCGCGACGACGCCCGCCTCGGCAGGGCCGGCACCCCGGTGGACCGCATCGCCGCCCAGGCGTACTCGGCGTTCGAGAAGGCCGGCGTGATCACCGTCCCCAAGGAGACGGTCCTCACCGAGCCGATCCGGATCGCCGTGCACGGCGAGGGCGGGACCACCTACGCCCACCAGGTCGTGGAGCTCGGAGCCTTCGCCGAGGCCGTCGTCGTCATCGACCACACCGGTGACGCCGTACTCGCCGCCAACGTCGACTACGTCCTGGGTGACGGCGCCAAGCTGACCGTCGTCTCCGTCCAGGACTGGGACGACAAGGCCGTGCACGTGGCCCAGCACAACGCGCTGATCGGCCGGGACGCCACCTTCAAGTCCTTCGTGGTCACCTTCGGCGGCGACCTCGTCCGGCTGCACCCCCGCGTCGCCTACGCCGGCACCGGCGGCGAGGCCGAGCTGTTCGGCCTGTACTTCACCGACGCCGGCCAGCACCAGGAGCACCGCCTCCTCGTCGACCACAACACCCCGCACTGCAAGTCGAACGTCGCCTACAAGGGCGCGCTCCAGGGCGAGGGCGCCCACGCGGTGTGGATCGGTGACGTGCTCATCGAGGCCAAGGCCGAGGGCACGGACACGTACGAGATGAACCGCAACCTCGTCCTCACCGACGGCGCCCGGGTCGACTCCGTGCCGAACCTCGAGATCGAGACCGGCGAGATCGTCGGAGCCGGCCACGCGAGTGCGACCGGCCGCTTCGACGACGAGCAGCTCTTCTATCTGATGGCCCGCGGCATCCCGGCCGACGAGGCCCGGCGCCTCGTCGTCCGCGGCTTCTTCGCCGAGCTGGTCCAGCAGATCGGCGTCGACGACATCGAAGAGCGCCTTCTCGTGAAGATCGACGAGGAGCTGGAGGCCACAGTCTGA
- a CDS encoding non-heme iron oxygenase ferredoxin subunit, with amino-acid sequence MAYVRACGLSELEEDTPKRVELDGTPVSVVQTEGEVFAIHDICSHANVSLSEGEVEDCQIECWLHGSSFDLRTGKPSGLPATRPVPVYPVKIEGDDVLVSLSQES; translated from the coding sequence ATGGCCTATGTACGCGCCTGTGGGCTGAGCGAGCTGGAGGAGGACACCCCGAAGCGGGTGGAACTCGACGGCACGCCGGTCTCGGTCGTGCAGACCGAGGGGGAGGTGTTCGCGATCCACGACATCTGCTCGCACGCGAACGTCTCGCTCTCCGAGGGCGAGGTGGAGGACTGCCAGATCGAGTGCTGGCTGCACGGCTCCAGCTTCGACCTGCGCACCGGCAAACCGTCCGGCCTTCCCGCGACGCGCCCCGTCCCCGTATACCCAGTAAAGATCGAAGGGGACGATGTGCTCGTCTCCCTTTCCCAGGAGTCCTGA
- the sufC gene encoding Fe-S cluster assembly ATPase SufC, protein MATLEIRDLHVTVEADNATKEILKGVDLTVKQGETHAIMGPNGSGKSTLAYSLAGHPKYTITGGTVTLDGEDVLEMSVDERARAGLFLAMQYPVEVPGVSVSNFLRTSATAIRGEAPKLRTWVKEVRETMERLNMDPAFAERNVNEGFSGGEKKRHEILQLELLKPKVAILDETDSGLDVDALRVVSEGVNRVRETGEVGTLLITHYTRILRYIKPDFVHVFSGGRIVESGGAELADKLENEGYEAYTKGGVSA, encoded by the coding sequence ATGGCAACGCTTGAAATCCGAGACCTGCACGTCACCGTCGAGGCCGACAACGCCACGAAGGAGATCCTCAAGGGCGTCGACCTCACCGTGAAGCAGGGCGAGACGCACGCCATCATGGGCCCCAACGGCTCCGGCAAGTCGACGCTCGCCTACTCGCTCGCGGGTCACCCGAAGTACACCATCACCGGCGGCACCGTCACCCTCGACGGCGAGGACGTCCTGGAGATGTCCGTCGACGAGCGCGCCCGCGCGGGCCTGTTCCTGGCGATGCAGTACCCGGTCGAGGTCCCCGGCGTCTCCGTGTCCAACTTCCTGCGCACCTCCGCCACCGCCATCCGCGGCGAGGCCCCCAAGCTGCGGACGTGGGTGAAGGAGGTCAGGGAGACCATGGAGCGTCTCAACATGGACCCGGCCTTCGCCGAGCGCAACGTGAACGAGGGCTTCTCCGGCGGTGAGAAGAAGCGCCACGAGATCCTCCAGCTCGAGCTGCTCAAGCCGAAGGTCGCGATCCTCGACGAGACGGACTCCGGCCTCGACGTCGACGCCCTGCGCGTCGTCTCCGAGGGCGTCAACCGCGTCCGTGAGACCGGCGAGGTCGGCACCCTGCTGATCACGCACTACACGCGCATCCTGCGCTACATCAAGCCCGACTTCGTCCACGTCTTCTCCGGCGGTCGCATCGTCGAGTCCGGCGGCGCGGAGCTCGCCGACAAGCTGGAGAACGAGGGCTACGAGGCATACACGAAGGGTGGCGTATCCGCGTGA